In Podospora pseudoanserina strain CBS 124.78 chromosome 5, whole genome shotgun sequence, a single window of DNA contains:
- a CDS encoding hypothetical protein (COG:O; EggNog:ENOG503NZ75; MEROPS:MER0011194) codes for MGPRKPPNKHPFYAPEDSSSLKHVTNAEDIKDFAPRRSGRATKKPSYPGDTEQEQAPAKTRKRKANNPALDEPEPEAEQDEGQQSGPDSDPDSEPEPELPEHVMKDIIAASLEPWKENELEEWDGWAEVVSDPKLFTDILRKLGVEDAEIREPLDLETLAATFESPVYGLVFLQSYRSMRQVWLPRQPDDKSDLWFSRQTATNACGTIALLNIVMNAKDLALGGKLSEFKEQSKDLSPPFRGNKVATSTFIRAAHNMHNSRLDLLNAVLELEQDAMRNKRARAAKRARGKAASANRRRSSGASSAAYHFVAFVPIGNGIWLFDGLDTEPGYICDIENPDNWLIDIQSTLEEYMRGRETECNLMALCGNTLTDSDNRAASRQNDFGLAIHEWIKRLSESGALDELVEN; via the exons ATGGGTCCGAGAAAACCACCGAACAAGCATCCATTTTATGCACCAGAGGACTCCTCCTCTCTAAAACACGTCACCAACGCAGAGGATATTAAGGATTTCGCTCCTCGTCGCTCGGGTCGCGCGACTAAGAAGCCCAGCTATCCTGGTGATACCGAACAAGAGCAGGCGCCTGCGAAGACTAGAAAGCGGAAGGCAAATAACCCAGCACTTGATGAGCCGGAGCCTGAGGCAGAGCAGGATGAGGGGCAGCAATCTGGGCCCGACTCTGATCCTGACAGTGAACCTGAGCCCGAACTGCCCGAGCACGTGATGAAAGACATCATCGCGGCATCGCTCGAACCATGGAAAGAAAACGAATTGGAAGAGTGGGATGGTTGGGCAGAGGTGGTGTCGGATCCCAAGCTCTTCACCGACATCTTAAGAAAGCTGGGTGTTGAGGACGCAGAGATAAGAGAACCGCTGGACCTCGAGACGCTCGCTGCCACTTTTGA GTCTCCGGTTTATGGGTTGGTATTCCTTCAAAGTTACAGAAGTATGCGGCAGGTTTGGCTCCCGCGTCAGCCCGACGACAAATCAGATCTGTGGTTCTCCAGGCAGACGGCTACGAATGCGTGCGGGACCATTGCCCTCCTGAACATTGTCATGAATGCCAAAGATCTTGCTCTCGGGGGAAAGCTGAGCGAGTTCAAGGAGCAGTCCAAGGACTTGAGCCCCCCGTTCCGAGGCAACAAGGTCGCCACCAGCACCTTTATACGAGCTGCCCACAATATGCACAACAGCCGCCTTGACCTTCTAAATGCTGTTCTGGAGCTTGAACAAGACGCCATGCGGAACAAGCGGGCCCGGGCGGCCAAGAGGGCAAGGGGAAAGGCAGCATCTGCTAATAGAAGACGCAGTAGTGGTGCTTCTAGTGCAGCCTATCattttgttgcttttgtgCCCATCGGTAACGGCATCTGGCTTTTTGATGGCTTGGACACGGAACCGGGATACATCTGCGACATTGAGAATCCCGACAACTGGTTAATAGACATTCAGTCGACTCTGGAAGAGTACATGAGAGGGCGGGAAACCGAGTGCAACCTCATGGCCCTCTGCGGGAACACCCTAACCGACAGCGACAATAGGGCTGCCAGCCGCCAAAACGATTTCGGACTGGCCATTCACGAGTGGATAAAAAGGTTGAGCGAGTCTGGTGCCCTTGACGAGCTCGTCGAGAATTAG
- the THS1 gene encoding threonyl-tRNA synthetase (COG:J; EggNog:ENOG503NUM7), with product MEKVEKVTEALKKATIDGDEKKRAKKEKKAAPAADASAGPLEMNPPPSFIQERIDLFDRLYKEQQEEIASRPREDITITMPDGTIKVGKSYETTPAEIAKGISNSLFKRTVVARIDGETLWDLERPLEKSCKLELLDFNDDQGKFVFWHSSAHILGEACERRFGCSLCIGPPVDNGFYYEMALPDGAAVQSTDWAPLESIVSKVVKEKQPFQRLEMSKEDLLKMFAYNKYKQHIIKDKIEDGTKTTVYRNGPLIDLCRGPHVPDTGRIEAFAIMKNSSSYFLGDANNDSLQRIYGVSFPDRKQMAAHKKFLEEAAKRDHRLIGKQQELFYFEECSPGSAMWLPHGMRIHNAIMDYIKEEYWARGYDEVMTPNMFNVSLWEQSGHLAHYKEDMFLLDVDKEQFGLKPMNCPAHAMMFRHRERSHKELPLRLADFGVLHRNEASGALSGLTRVRRFQQDDAHIFCREDQIKEEVADLFDFMRKFYGILGLTFKLKLSTRPEKFLGEIETWDRAESRLKEALDEFAASDKDGGVSWELNPGDGAFYGPKIDIAVLDCLNRPWQCATIQLDFQQPQNFSLEYQTGETVQKGETKAAVEEPAPPAPEAEAEKDKDGKEKKKPLLIKKALSPGCARPVMIHRAMAGSIERFTAILAEHFAGKWPFWMSPRQVIVIPVGMGFLDYAKEVAALLKKEKFYADVDSSGNTLQKKIRNGQLAQYNFVFVVGDDEMRNRKVNIRYRDDTSTQARDVPFDLDEAIQKLRQLKSDRGMYNPFPHVADAKKEEEVKA from the exons ATGGAGAAGGTCGAAAAGGTCACCGAAGCCCTCAAGAAGGCCACAATCGACGgcgatgagaagaagagggctaagaaggagaagaaggccgccccTGCCGCCGATGCTAGCGCCGGCCCACTCGAGAtgaacccccctccatccttcATCCAGGAGCGTATCGACCTGTTCGACCGCCTGTACAAGGAACAACAGGAGGAAATCGCCAGTAGACCTCGCGAGGACATCACAATCACAATGCCAGATGGCACCATCAAGGTCGGCAAATCGTACGAGACCACCCCCGCCGAAATTGCCAAGGGCATCTCCAACAGCCTCTTCAAGCGCACTGTTGTTGCGAGAATCGATGGCGAGACATTGTGGGATCTCGAGCGTCCCCTCGAGAAGAGCTGCAAGCTTGAGCTTCTGGACTTCAACGACGACCAGGGCAAGTTTGTCTTCTGGCATTCCAGCGCACATATTCTTGGCGAGGCCTGCGAGCGGAGGTTCGGTTGCTCACTGTGCATTGGGCCCCCAGTGGACAATGGTTTCTACTACGAAATGGCTCTGCCGGATGGTGCCGCTGTTCAGTCCACAGACTGGGCGCCACTTGAGAGCATTGTCAGCAAggtggtcaaggagaagcagccTTTCCAGAGACTCGAGATGAGCAAGGAGGACCTGCTCAAGATGTTTGCCTACAACAAGTACAAGCAGCACATCATCAAGGACAAGATTGAGGATGGCACCAAGACCACAGTTTACAGGAACGGCCCCTTGATCGATTTGTGCAGAGGCCCCCACGTCCCCGACACTGGCAGAATCGAGGCTTTTGCCATCATGAAGAACTCGTCTTCTTACTTCCTCGGTGATGCGAACAACGACTCCCTTCAGAGAATCTACGGTGTATCTTTCCCCGACAGGAAGCAAATGGCTGCCCATAAGaagtttttggaggaggccgcTAAGCGTGACCACCGCTTGATTGGCAAGCAGCAAGAGTTGTTCTATTTTGAGGAGTGCTCGCCCGGTTCGGCCATGTGGCTGCCCCACGGTATGCGCATCCATAATGCGATTATGGATTACATCAAGGAGGAGTACTGGGCCCGTGGCTACGACGAGGTCATGACACCCAATATGTTTAACGTGTCTCTTTGGGAGCAATCTGGCCACTTGGCGCATTACAAGGAGGACATGTTCCTTCTTGACGTGGACAAGGAGCAGTTCGGTCTCAAGCCCATGAACTGCCCGGCCCACGCCATGATGTTCCGTCACAGAGAGCGCAGTCACAAGGAACTTCCCCTCCGCCTTGCCGATTTCGGTGTCCTCCACCGTAACGAAGCCAGCGGAGCGCTCAGCGGTCTCACCAGAGTGAGAAGATTCCAGCAGGATGATGCCCACATCTTCTGCCGTGAGGACCAGATCAAGGAGGAAGTTGCCGATCTCTTCGACTTCATGCGCAAGTTCTACGGTATCCTCGGCCTCACATTCAAGCTCAAGCTTTCTACTCGCCCAGAAAAGTTCCTTGGTGAGATCGAGACATGGGACCGCGCCGAGTCTCGTCTTAAGGAGGCTCTTGACGAGTTTGCTGCCTCTGAcaaggatggtggtgtctcTTGGGAGCTCAACCCTGGTGATGGTGCCTTCTACGGCCCCAAGATTGATATCGCTGTGCTGGACTGCCTCAACAGACCGTGGCAGTGCGCCACCATCCAGCTTGACTTCCAGCAGCCCCAGAACTTCTCCCTCGAGTACCAGACTGGCGAGACTGTGCAAAAGGGTGAGAccaaggctgctgttgaggagcctgctcctcctgctcctgaggccgaggctgagaaggacaaggacggcaaggagaagaagaagcctcttctcatcaagaaggctcTTTCTCCTGGCTGTGCCCGCCCTGTCATGATCCACCGTGCCATGGCTGGCAGTATCGAGCGCTTCACTGCCATTTTGGCTGAGCACTTTGCCGGCAAGTGGCCATTCTGGATGTCGCCTCGCCAGGTTATCGTTATCCCCGTTGGCATGGGCTTCTTGGATTACGCTAAGGAGGTCGCTGCcctgctgaagaaggagaagtttTATGCCG ATGTCGACAGCTCCGGCAACACCCTCCAGAAGAAGATTCGCAACGGCCAGCTCGCCCAAT ACAACTTCGTCTTCGTGGtcggcgacgacgagatgCGCAACCGCAAGGTCAACATCCGCTATCGCGACGACACCTCCACCCAGGCGAGAGATGTGCCTTTTGACTTGGACGAGGCCATCCAGAAGCTCAGGCAGCTCAAGTCTGACAGGGGCATgtacaaccccttccctcaTGTGGCCGAcgcgaagaaggaggaggaggtcaaggcttAG
- the CHO1 gene encoding CDP-diacylglycerol-serine O-phosphatidyltransferase (COG:I; EggNog:ENOG503NU2S; BUSCO:EOG09263MR4) produces the protein MSKRTSVAASGSAASCSNDANVSKSPALKDNKQDLLLSSDVGHFSLVRALHLADLITELNGLCGILSVFSSLRYCIATGPLASALNTEAHSTLYWALGFLPLGLFFDFFDGKVARWRKKSSMMGQELDSLADLISFGVAPASAAFAMGLRTPVDHLLLGFFVLCGLTRLARFNVTAAAIPKDATGKAKYFEGTPIPTTLATDAVMAYWISKGWIHEALPLGTLFTGTLLEFHPVALMFAIHGCLMCSKTIHIPKP, from the exons atgtcAAAGAGAACAAGCGTCGCGGCCTCCGGGTCTGCCGCCTCCTGTAGCAACGATGCCAACGTCTCCAAGTCGCCAGCGC TAAAAGACAACAAGcaagacctcctcctctcgtCCGATGTCGGCCACTTCTCCCTCGTTCGCGCCCTCCACCTGGCCGACCTCATCACCGAGCTCAACGGCCTCTGTGGCATCCTCTCCGTCTTTTCCTCTCTGCGGTACTGCATCGCCACGGGCCCCCTCGCCTCGGCGCTGAACACGGAAGCCCACTCGACGCTCTACTGGGCGCTGGGGTTCCTGCCTCTGGGCTTGTTCTTTGACTTTTTCGACGGTAAAGTTGCGCGGTGGAGGAAAAAGAGCAGCATGATGGGGCAGGAGCTGGATTCGCTTGCCGATCTT ATCTCGTTCGGCGTAGCCCCAGCCTCAGCCGCCTTCGCCATGGGCCTCCGCACACCAGtcgaccacctcctcctcggcttcttTGTCTTGTGCGGCCTGACGAGACTGGCCCGATTCAATGTcactgccgccgccatccccaAGGACGCCACAGGAAAGGCAAAGTACTTTGAGGGAACCCCCATCCCTACAACGTTGGCTACCGACGCGGTGATGGCGTATTGGATCTCTAAAGGCTGGATTCACGAGGCGTTGCCTCTGGGCACTTTGTTCACGGGCACCCTCCTAGAGTTTCACCCGGTGGCGCTCATGTTTGCTATTCATGGGTGTTTGATGTGCAGCAAGACGATTCATATCCCTAAGCCTTAG
- a CDS encoding hypothetical protein (EggNog:ENOG503P031; COG:S) codes for MAQLSDFPDEIIRHILHFVSAEDNLRNFQLASRRLHNIANEPLLWRTHCLRCFHFWDARHNLEKKLKARASSVGWKDLWLKRRRTNFRVERWLDGIVRTTRGQARRVAAICELGLDVKDYLLDQRYIDDSDEYVLAKKYWAQATLDSLHRGLAVEVWFSYQGRLNSREHLDAALGAFDMFVLHDQDHDLNYIARTLDQYAIQYITEHPHSKRFNTRDKAINLMRWLRLKNYIGAEFPISEYRNLQYCLIGHVLSEREHASLPLVAAAIFVCVAQRLGINAACLNFPGHAYVSVEPPAGEDLDGELVWSNKRPTALHRMYIDPFTSDHEVPIEYLRAKLVEHGWESDDDSASFQPSPVPIIVQRMAKNLKASWAEVYTLPENDPKIISTGRLRTGVPLRNLNTAKYAAMWADLMSKDPATFRWSDSLSRLLAECSQHWSEDLWILEKYLSPVYEAYDSFLKRQPMAMDDRVGWQHVPDIIRMMNNLDNRGSTACHRRYTEDIQRSVHYKIGQVFRHKRYGYVGVINGWRSKNMMLPDPHTVSHEDARVEGGRFDMYSEMGYGRRPTDKIFYTCVRPAYCRLRIAQENVEIITDPAEIPEELFIAAGRFFKRFDRESCRFVSNIKEYYPDD; via the exons ATGGCTCAACTCTCCGACTTCCCCGATGAGATCATCCGTCACATCCTTCACTTTGTGTCTGCTGAAGACAACCTCCGCAACTTCCAGCTAGCATCACGACGCCTACATAATATCGCGAACGAGCCCCTGCTGTGGCGAACTCATTGTCTGCGTTGTTTCCACTTTTGGGATGCGAGACACAAcctcgagaagaagctcaaagCCAGAGCCTCTTCGGTTGGCTGGAAGGACTTGTGGCTGAAGAGGCGGAGAACAAACTTTCGGGTGGAACGATGGCTGGATGGTATCGTGAGGACCACCAGAGGTCAGGCCAGGAGGGTAGCAGCCATCTGTGAGCTTGGGCTAGATGTCAAGGACTACTTGCTGGATCAGCGCTACATTGACGACTCGGACGAGTATGTGTTGGCGAAGAAGTACTGGGCGCAAGCCACCTTGGACAGTCTTCATAGGGGACTAGCAGTGGAGGTATGGTTCAGTTACCAAGGGCGTCTCAACAGCAGGGAACATCTCGATGCTGCGCTGGGGGCTTTTGACATGTTTGTCTTGCACGACCAGGATCATGATCTTAACTAC ATCGCCCGGACGCTTGATCAGTACGCCATCCAATACATCACGGAGCATCCACATTCCAAAAGGTTCAACACGAGAGACAAAGCCATTAACCTGATGCGCTGGCTTCGACTCAAGAATTACATTGGCGCCGAGTTCCCCATCAGCGAGTATCGCAATCTGCAGTACTGCCTTATTGGACACGTCCTATCCGAAAGGGAGCACGCGTCGCTCCCCCTGGTTGCGGCTGCCATCTTCGTTTGCGTGGCCCAACGGTTGGGGATAAATGCCGCCTGTCTCAACTTCCCAGGTCATGCCTATGTCAGCGTCGAGCCGCCCGCCGGCGAAGACCTGGACGGCGAACTTGTGTGGAGCAACAAGCGACCGACAGCTTTGCACCGCATGTACATCGATCCCTTCACCTCTGATCACGAGGTGCCCATCGAATACCTTCGCGCCAAGTTAGTCGAACATGGCTGGGAAAGCGACGACGACTCTGCCAGTTTCCAGCCGTCACCCGTGCCCATCATCGTCCAGCGAATGGCAAAAAACCTCAAGGCCTCATGGGCTGAGGTGTACACGCTTCCCGAAAACGACCCCAAGATCATCTCTACCGGCCGCCTCCGTACCGGTGTTCCTCTTCGCAACCTCAACACAGCCAAATACGCCGCCATGTGGGCTGACCTCATGTCCAAGGATCCAGCCACCTTTCGGTGGAGTGACTCCCTGTCCAGGCTCCTGGCAGAATGTTCACAACACTGGTCAGAAGATTTATGGATTCTCGAGAAGTATCTCTCGCCCGTGTACGAAGCGTACGACTCGTTCCTCAAACGCCAGCCTATGGCCATGGATGACCGCGTCGGGTGGCAGCACGTTCCGGATATCATCCGAATGATGAACAATCTCGACAACCGGGGGTCAACAGCGTGTCATAGAAGGTACACAGAGGACATTCAGCGGTCGGTGCACTACAAGATTGGACAGGTTTTTAGGCACAAGAGGTACGGGTATGTGGGCGTTATCAACGGGTGGAGAAGCAAGAATATGATGCTGCCGGATCCGCATACGGTCTCGCATGAGGATGCAAGAGTGGAAGGTGGAAGATTTGATATGTATTCCGAGATGGGGTATGGCCGGCGGCCGACTGACAAGATTTTTTATACTTGCGT GAGACCGGCGTATTGTCGCCTCAGAATTGCGCAGGAGAATGTGGAGATTATCACGGATCCGGCTGAAATTCCAGAGGAGCTTTTTATCGCGGCGGGTAGGTTCTTTAAAAGGTTTGATCGAGAGAGTTGTCGGTTTGTTTCCAACATTAAGGAGTACTACCCTGATGATTGA
- a CDS encoding hypothetical protein (EggNog:ENOG503NY5G; COG:S) yields the protein MMAHLRSPGILMPALTGWVILSLARGALAHGGHGGMEMTEADKPLPEDQYPPTYFAHPDHKAAIYGHIVLMVLGWMFVLPAAVMLSLARSRYTLYVQFSFLALNTGGMLLGIVYNASTPDLYPNNAHHKTGWIVTIAAVSQVAIGILARVAGMMKRGQLGNVGERQGFIPVSTEAIQAHESGFPGPYRRFSHDSGQGTELGSETLRSHSISSPPTSPTIPSHLAHKEYQHDDGFEDEDLEHNVPSLKKTGKALSMMAKVAGKISDRFWKILMFAYNFVDRTILLLSFIALCTGVITYARFFEGNGIFSGLAHWIKGGVFIWLGWWTLARWAGSFGDLGWAWNVRPKKAGQKWCPSAEFVESALIFFYGSTNVFLEHLGNWGGEWSSQDLEHVSITVLFIGGGLCGMLIESIRIRNLLNFHVVETAQEDHIDRDQLREPETYAFSLNPIPALVIILTGLMMSSHTQESMISTMVHKQWGDLITAASLSRGLSYVVMYLKAPKTIYPSRPPTELLTAFGLTAGGFMFMASSSDTVDGMIHYQLNPMFMYTVTMGFVALMMAWVILLVALKGWAEKREAAGRLTGKAFA from the exons ATGATGGCACATTTGAGATCACCTGGTATCCTCATGCCAGCCCTTACGGGCTGGGTAATCCTCAGCCTCGCCCGAGGAGCCCTCGCACATGGGGGGCATGGCGGCATGGAGATGACAGAAGCCGACAAGCCTCTCCCAGAGGATCAATACCCACCGACATATTTCGCCCATCCGGACCACAAAGCGGCTATCTACGGACATATTGTCTTGATGGTTCTGGGTTGGATGTTTGTACTGCCCGCAGCTGTTATGCTATCCCTTGCTCGCTCAAGATACACCCTCTATGTGCAGTTCAGCTTCCTCGCTTTAAACACGGGTGGCATGCTGTTGGGCATCGTCTACAACGCCAGCACGCCGGATCTCTACCCAAATAATGCCCACCACAAGACCGGATGGATCGTCACCATCGCTGCCGTATCCCAGGTGGCCATTGGAATTTTGGCACGCGTGGCCggcatgatgaagaggggacAGCTGGGCAACGTGGGGGAACGCCAGGGTTTCATCCCCGTGTCGACTGAGGCCATTCAAGCCCACGAATCAGGATTTCCTGGTCCCTACCGTCGGTTTTCCCATGACAGCGGACAGGGCACAGAGCTCGGCTCGGAAACTCTCCGCAGTCACTCTATCTCgtcacctccaacctctcccactATCCCTTCACATCTCGCTCACAAAGAGTACCAACATGACGACGGTTTTGAGGACGAAGATCTCGAGCACAACGTGCCATCGTTGAAAAAGACTGGCAAGGCTCTCTCGATGATGGCAAAGGTGGCTGGCAAGATCTCGGATCGCTTCTGGAAAATCCTCATGTTTGCCTATAATTTTGTTGATCGGACGATTCTTCTCCTTAGCTTCATTGCACTCTGCACAGGGGTTATCACCTACGCCCGATTCTTT GAGGGCAACGGGATCTTTAGTGGTTTGGCACATTGGATCAAAGGGGGTGTTTTTATctggttgggatggtggaCGCTCGCTCGTTGGGCTGGCAGTTTTGGCGATCTTGGATGG GCTTGGAATGTCCGTCCGAAAAAGGCGGGCCAGAAATGGTGTCCTTCTGCCGAATTCGTCGAAAGTGCCCTCATCTTCTTTTATGGATCGACTAACGTCTTCCTCGAGCATCTCGGCAattggggtggtgagtggtCCTCTCAAGATTTGGAACACGTCTCTATTACGGTCTTGTTCATTGGCGGCGGCCTCTGCGGTATGCTCATCGAGTCGATACGCATTCGCAATCTCTTGAACTTTCATGTTGTCGAAACCGCCCAGGAGGATCACATAGACAGGGACCAACTCCGCGAGCCAGAGACATACGCCTTTTCTCTCAACCCAATACCGGCTCTTGTGATCATTCTCACGGGCCTGATGATGAGCTCTCACACACAAGAGAGCATGATCTCGACCATGGTCCACAAGCAATGGGGCGATCTCATCACTGCTGCGTCGCTTTCCCGCGGCTTGAGTTATGTTGTTATGTACCTCAAGGCGCCCAAGACGATTTACCCCTCGAGGCCACCAACGGAGTTGTTGACGGCTTTTGGTCTTACCGCTGGCGGTTTCATGTTCATGGCTAGTTCCAGTGACACGGTCGACGGCATGATCCACTATCAGCTCAACCCGATGTTCATGTACACGGTTACCATGGGCTTCGTtgcgttgatgatggcgtGGGTGATTTTACTGGTGGCGTTGAAGGGGTGGGCGGAGAAACGGGAGGCAGCGGGTAGGTTGACTGGGAAGGCGTTTGCGTGA